The segment TCCATCCATGACCCGACCCGAGAAACCATCGGAGCAAGTGTTCTCATCTGTCAAAGCCGCACTAGTCCAAGTCTGAGCATTACTCATGTGGAACGCAAACTGATCTTGATTTTTGGCACTCCCACATAGCTTCATCTCTTGGACCGACTTGGTCAAACGGTCAATGGTATCGTTGATCTCCTCAACGCAGTCCTTGATGGCTTCGACCTCGCGCTTCTTAAGGCCCTTGAAACGCGTCAGACGCGAGACGAAGAGTTTGGTGGATTGGGCTCGGCTCAGGGTTACGGCTAGAGCGGTCTCGGCTAAGCGTTTAGGGCTTGTTTGTATGGCGTTTGCGTAGGCTGAGAGGGAGTGGAAGCACACGGCTGGGTATGTGGTGGTTTTGCAAGAGGATTGGATGAAGTTCACGGCTTTGTTGGAGGCTCCAGCCCGTGAGGCTGCGGTGGCGGCAGTGAGCGCCggcgagaagaagaagaagattgagaggATTAGAAAGagagtttggtttagttttgcCATTGGTGTTTCTTGTAAGAAAGCTAGATAGGAAGTGAGAGAATTGAGTGTGTGGAGAAGAGAGAGCTGGGGTTGAATATTTATAGAGTGTACAACTTTGTctagatttttttctattctacTGTTGGCCGTAATACGCGGTGGAAtataattaaggaaaaaaaaatcagcgaAGAAGGAAAACAAACAGTGGATTAGACTTTTAGAAACGAAAATTCTAACCTATACACTTTGTTGGaatctattaataaaaaaacgcTCAACTGATGTTTATTGAAAACTTACAAATTACTTGTTCTTTCATAAATTCTCTAGTAGTCACCAAATGGTCTGACGTCTGAGTTGCTTATAACAAATATGAATCGCATAGAAATTAGGTTGAATCTAAGTTAGATTATCTACGAATCAATCCACCGACGCGCGAGAACCAATCAGACGTCTAAATGACGTTATATTAACGCAGGGGCAGGGCTCAATTATTTGTTGGAATTGGTTTGACATAAAATCATGGCAGGGTCCTCTCAACGTCGGTCCAGATCATAACGTGAAGTATcaattcaaattatattaaacataatCAAAAGCGAGTAGAGATAAACATTTTTCGTTTTATTCAACCCAAGGGAAGAAAAAGATACAGTAGCGATTAACGAAATTGCATCAATCAAGCCGTAATATAATACaagaaagtaataaatattgaatGTAAATTGCATTGTCATTGTCAAAATCGAACAACAGATACGCTCACAAGTCAAAACTATTCCAGTCCCAATGATCACATTAAGTGTTTTTAACTTAACTGATAACGACAATGATCtcataataattttgttaatcaCGTTAAATTGAGATGGTACTATTTACTActccctctctttctttctgaataagtgtcattttagagttgtgcacacggattaaaaaatcattaaattttgtatatttttcatacaaaaacatcattacccatgtatttcgaccaatagaaaaataaaatacagaataaaattaataaattctgcattgaaatatgaaaacgacacttattttgcaacgaaaaaaaatctctacaacaacacttaatatgaaacggagggagtaataacCTACCGACATAACAGCACTGTTGTTTCTCGTGCGGTACGGAACAATTAAGTTGCCAAGTTGGCATGTTCATGTATAGTACgtagtataatataaatatctcatgattctcaTTTGCAGTGTTGAAATAGATAATTGGTTTGGGTGGGTCCTTCACTATCGTATGAAATAGTTGAGGGAAGGGGAGGACACGACgagaaagaaaataagaaatccCCAGAAAATAAGGCATAATAAAATGCAATGAAACAACTGAACAATAATTCTCGCTTAGgcatgtgatgatgatgatgatctatGAACGTGATCCAGAGAGATTACTGGGTCAAATACACAGTCGTACCACCTTCTCCGCGTAAGGccatacattaatatattttattttatgtttaacgTATTTAATAGTGGAAATCAAATAACTTTTCCTTTTACACATCTTTTTCATGTAGAGTGTGGACTCGACAGGTTTGTagaaaaggagtgggaaaaCATTTCAATGGAAATccttagaaaaagaaaaaaagtgtcACCTATTCATTTATGAGTAATAAAGTCTTACTTATTAACAAACTTTCAAAAAAGTTGACATGATAAATAAGGCtaaaaatacattgaaaaatgGTAGATTTCAATCTAGCATAAGCCACATAAGCGGCTTTTGCATTGTTTATGATGATTAgttgtatattttcttatattaacTTGTGCTTTAAACAAATTTCGTTCATATTGGTCTGGCACCGAAGGGAACCTCACTGTTAAAAAGTGAAGcaagatatttaaatttctagAACATAGTTTTACGTTTGTAACAAATGAAGAAAGTCCAAGGCTTCACTCGATAAAGGCCCGAGATTACTCTGTCAAAGCCCATGACTACTAATTCTCTTGTTTGTTCTATAGGTAGACAAGGTAGACAAAGTTCCCAAAGAGCATGTAAAAGTTTGATGTGTAGTTTATAACAAGTTATAGACTTATAGCTCGGTTTTCTCGTCTTTTCATTTCAAGAGTAGTTTATTAGTTATTGTTCTTCTCATATCCAATCAGCATCTGTTGAGGGTCTTCTCCACATAACACATTCAAACAAAAGATGTACGACTAAACCTAGCAAAGGCATTATAGATAATGATTAATGACATGTCATTGCTTGTTTCCTTGTGCAAGTTAACTAGCCGGGCCTGGAGTCTGGACTGACTTCGTCTTAGTCTGAGAACAGCCTGAGCAAGTGTTCTTATTCATATGATCATCCTCAGCGGAAGATATCAACGGTTGAGCCTCATATAAACAAAAACTGGCTCTAATCACTCGTTTTTGAGAAAGCTCCAGCTCTTAGATTTTGTCAGACAGCCAATATGTTGACATCAGACGCTAGAGCACAGTCCTGGCGTGTTCGGAACTGTCTATTAGACGTATCCTCCTCAAAAGGGGTGTGGATACGTCATTAATTGGAATTTTGTTTACAAagaatttttcaattaaaaaataacagTTAAACTTAAAAGAGAAGTCTCATGTTCTTTGTCTCTATTTTAAGTCTCACTTTCTTGTCATGATCAAAACGCAAGTAGCGTGATCTTCCTTTTTACTTAAAAACATGTGgataaacatattaaaaaaatgtggaTAAACATATAAGAGCCAAGTTAATATAAGAGTTGAAAaataagagaaagagaaaataataaatagactATCTgcatacatatgtatatatgtctGTTTTGGCCATTGCCAagaataattaagtaacaattgtGCACATATTAAAAGTGTTAGCTAACTATCATAAAGTTTACGAGGAATCCAACATGAGCCGTAAAGCTAACAAGTGATATGAAAGGTGGATATATGGTAAAACAATTACGCTATGTCATCTGTAACAAAGTTTCTAAATCGGGAAAGGTTTACATCGAATTTTCTAATGCTTGTAGCAATGGGTCACGAAATTTCGGTTCGAGTTATCGAACCCCACCGTCAGATACGTCAGTTCAagaatatacatacatatatatatatagaatatactaatatatactGAATAATTATTTATCTCAAACACCCCCAAAACTTGGCCAAGAAACTCCATAcgtatgtgtatatatagttAGTTAGTTGAGATAAACTTGCTTAATTATACCacttttgtgtttatttttctttccttttccatGTTACATTTCCGAGCCCATGATTCTAACCTAGTTTCTTTCATGATTttgaaatataagaaaatataagtttttttttgtaaactaccAAGAAAGTGTAAGTTTGGTAAAAAGACATTTTATTTTTGCGTGTGAAGTCTAAAGAGTAGTAATGGGTGGTCGTAAACCATGTTGTGATGAGGTTGGATTGAGAAAGGGGCCATGGACAGCGGACGAAGATGGGAAACTAGTTGATTTCTTAAGGACACGTGGAGGAAGCGGTGGATGGTGCTGGAGAGATGTGCCAAAGCTGGCGGGGCTAAGGCGG is part of the Raphanus sativus cultivar WK10039 chromosome 5, ASM80110v3, whole genome shotgun sequence genome and harbors:
- the LOC108856495 gene encoding pectinesterase inhibitor 11 (The sequence of the model RefSeq protein was modified relative to this genomic sequence to represent the inferred CDS: added 15 bases not found in genome assembly) produces the protein MAKLYQTLFLILSIFFFFSPALTAATAASRAGASNKAVNFIQSSCKTTTYPAVCFHSLSAYANAIQTSPKRLAETALAVTLSRAQSTKLFVSRLTRFKGLKKREVEAIKDCVEEINDTIDRLTKSVQEMKLCGSAKNQDQFAFHMSNAQTWTSAALTDENTCSDGFSGRVMDGRIKNSVRARIVNVGHETSNALSLINAFAKKY